Part of the uncultured Desulfobacter sp. genome, TGTTCAGCAAAGGCCCCGATGAAAATAGGGATCACGTATGGGGCCAGGGTAGGAATGACGGCCAGCTCGAAATCCCCCTTCGGCTCAACAGACTTGGCATCTGCAATGGCCTGAAGCTTTTTGTGCTCCCCTAAGATGGTGGCGGCCTGTTCAACAATGCCTTTTCCCGCTTCGGTCACCAGGACAGGTTTTCTGGACCGGTCAAAGATCACCACCCCGAGTTCTTCCTCAAGCTTCTGGATCTGGGCGGACAAGGAAGGCTGGGACACATGGCAGGCCTGGGCTGCCTTGCCGAAATGCCGTTCCTGGTTTACCGCCAGCAGATATTCAAGTTGGGTCAGTGTGGACATACCAGGCTTTTATCAGAATATCAGGCAGTTTGCAAAACCAATTGCTCAAAGGCGGAAAGCGCTGCCTTGGCCCCCTCTCCCATGCTGATCACAATCTGCTTGTAAGGAACGCTGGTAACATCACCTGCCGCATAGATGCCCCGGGCAGAGGTGCGGCATCCGTCATCCACCACAACTTCGCCCAACCGGTTGGTCTCAACCAGGCGGCTGATGCAGTCACTGTTTGGCAGGAGGCCGATCTGGACAAAGATGCCCGAAAGGTCAAAGACCTGCTCCGCTCCAGTCTGCCGGTCCCGGTACTTCAGGCCAGTCACCTTTTCCCCGTCCCCCAGCACTTCGATAACCTGTACATTCTTTTTTACTGAGACATTGGCCATTCGGGTCATCTTGTTGACCAGGACCCGATCGGCCTTAAGGTCCGGCAGAAACTCAAATACGGTGACTGAGCGGACAATGCCGGCCAGATCAATGGCGGCCTCCACCCCGGAGTTGCCCCCGCCGATGACAGCAATATCCCGGCCCTTATAAAAAGGTCCGTCGCAGTGGGGACAGAAAGCTACGCCCCGGCCCGTGTAGTCTTTCTCCCCGGGCACCCCAAGGGTCCGCCATTTGGCCCCTGTTGCCACGATAAGGGCTCCGGCCGTAAGATTTTCACCGGAGTCCAGGGCGAGGTCCTTGGGCTCCCCGTTTTTCACCTGGGCCAGGCGCCGGTGTTCCAGCACCTTGATATCATAGGATGAAATATGCCGGGCGAGCTTGTCCGCAAGCTGGGCCCCTTCGGTATACGGCACGGAGATCAGGTTTTCTATTCCCTTGGTGTCTTTCACCTGCCCGCCGATTCTTTCAGCCACCAATACGGTTTTCAAGCCCTTCCGGGCCGCATAGATGGCAGCCGAAGCCCCGGCAGGG contains:
- the ahpF gene encoding alkyl hydroperoxide reductase subunit F, coding for MLEPQILEQLKTVFEKLEGRVDLIVSASKHEKQAELVQMLEQVAGTSEKIRLIETKTEPQSPGFHLRHNGRDCGIVFSGIPGGHEFTSLVLAILNADHKGKLPDPPVVDRIRALKGPIHLSTYVSLSCENCPEVVQALNMMAVFHPGITHEMVDGGFFQHEVEALGLQGVPSVIHDKTLISSGKTDLVQLLDKLEDRFGVDPSVSREPVDLGVFDVAVVGGGPAGASAAIYAARKGLKTVLVAERIGGQVKDTKGIENLISVPYTEGAQLADKLARHISSYDIKVLEHRRLAQVKNGEPKDLALDSGENLTAGALIVATGAKWRTLGVPGEKDYTGRGVAFCPHCDGPFYKGRDIAVIGGGNSGVEAAIDLAGIVRSVTVFEFLPDLKADRVLVNKMTRMANVSVKKNVQVIEVLGDGEKVTGLKYRDRQTGAEQVFDLSGIFVQIGLLPNSDCISRLVETNRLGEVVVDDGCRTSARGIYAAGDVTSVPYKQIVISMGEGAKAALSAFEQLVLQTA